Proteins encoded within one genomic window of Candidatus Nezhaarchaeota archaeon:
- a CDS encoding methanogenesis marker 6 protein, which produces MKKTFMIVVNPDSDLSPEKLFDEVLSLDADASVKCTCFGVLIEGEEEEVSKILKYVREKYPYDTFVKLRGYPINDRRVCRAHRGGGPRPGFHQLDAEFRLLPLIAYALKDLSLEEGKEPLPVPESKPLKAEEVKKVVEEVLGSGA; this is translated from the coding sequence ATGAAGAAGACATTCATGATTGTGGTAAATCCAGACTCAGATTTGAGCCCTGAAAAGCTCTTTGATGAAGTGCTTAGCCTGGATGCTGACGCATCTGTAAAGTGCACGTGCTTCGGGGTACTGATCGAAGGAGAAGAAGAGGAGGTTTCAAAGATCTTAAAATATGTGAGGGAGAAGTACCCCTACGATACTTTCGTAAAACTTAGAGGATATCCAATAAATGACAGGAGGGTCTGTCGTGCACATAGAGGTGGAGGGCCCAGACCAGGCTTCCACCAGTTGGACGCGGAGTTTAGGCTTCTGCCACTCATAGCTTATGCATTAAAGGACTTGAGCCTTGAAGAAGGTAAGGAGCCTCTACCTGTACCTGAGAGCAAACCACTCAAAGCTGAGGAGGTAAAGAAGGTCGTAGAGGAGGTACTAGGAAGTGGAGCTTAA
- a CDS encoding methanogenesis marker 17 protein: MELKVEIVGEGKRQFESLIKDIIMDLGVSGSIESLRMYLDPREPIFALYVRAKPSSRMIRLADVTEISKREGKIIVKILDERFSPTILSLLEKMYKDKVSQSSRHEIVVEDEGSKEELEGLVVCDYADIVRSSIMELVKRIMPEGFRSVKMISKNKYELLTIASEDPLTDELAFKVGSLVNCS, from the coding sequence GTGGAGCTTAAGGTGGAGATTGTCGGTGAAGGCAAGAGGCAGTTCGAGTCTTTAATTAAAGACATTATCATGGATCTAGGAGTCTCTGGTTCAATAGAATCGTTAAGGATGTACCTTGACCCCCGTGAGCCAATATTTGCTTTATATGTGAGGGCTAAGCCGTCATCGCGCATGATAAGGTTAGCTGATGTTACGGAAATTTCAAAACGTGAAGGTAAGATTATCGTGAAGATACTCGATGAGAGGTTTTCACCAACAATCCTCAGCCTTTTAGAGAAGATGTACAAAGATAAGGTTTCTCAGAGCAGTCGACATGAAATTGTGGTCGAAGATGAGGGGAGCAAAGAAGAGTTGGAAGGACTTGTAGTATGCGATTATGCTGACATAGTTAGAAGCTCAATTATGGAGCTTGTGAAAAGGATCATGCCTGAAGGTTTTAGGTCAGTAAAGATGATTTCAAAGAATAAATACGAGCTGCTAACCATAGCTTCTGAAGATCCTTTGACTGATGAGTTAGCATTTAAGGTCGGTAGCTTAGTAAACTGTAGCTAA
- a CDS encoding methanogenesis marker 3 protein → MEEKVSVTIDGRSLEVEKGTTVKELLEKCGIKYEGQVIIGLKMVKEQLMLEATNFVFETTKGSFVVEVYEESIETWRNVLRNIGTLKVKWSTPRDIRLGVFTINLRPELKTKEWRAWDVLVSAEGLDVENAHLIILKARQTATYAIPQGIDRLGRVSRGKNVVLNLQVGDLITSVKPMVTPEQLSKAIVRLDVNDEITEPIDIFTKVKIRLFDSSPVSAELFMSLIEMHGFTVTKALSTFIRNDFFKGLRTPLENKSRRVRGSVTIRISGHNVGSIYVYKKSCPSSLHHSVIGQVDSGIEIIDVARAGDKILIETEPRSLNLIGLTQAEASKILSSYGIVHEREWSSGDEDVIVDQEPSLTFQVLKEGRVKTRGVPASKLLIVKLYYDQAPKTVWYFKALTGLLHSKVGRLKVYFANPMIDFILFEGNKDLSKALLPENNPKDKVKPLTIGVTNMSKRFVGMVGVRLTESTSYGPTGEDFAGTNIIGEVVSGLEVLKEAREGSTIYVMEMKT, encoded by the coding sequence ATGGAGGAGAAGGTGAGTGTAACAATAGATGGAAGATCACTTGAAGTAGAAAAGGGAACTACGGTAAAAGAGCTACTTGAAAAGTGTGGCATCAAATACGAAGGTCAAGTTATTATAGGTTTAAAGATGGTTAAGGAGCAATTAATGTTGGAAGCCACGAATTTCGTTTTCGAAACCACAAAAGGTTCCTTTGTTGTCGAAGTCTATGAAGAGAGCATTGAAACGTGGAGGAATGTGTTGAGGAATATTGGCACCCTCAAGGTTAAGTGGTCTACTCCAAGAGACATCAGATTAGGGGTCTTTACCATAAATTTGAGGCCTGAACTCAAGACCAAAGAGTGGAGAGCTTGGGATGTTTTAGTAAGTGCAGAAGGACTTGACGTCGAAAATGCTCATTTAATAATTTTGAAAGCAAGGCAAACAGCAACATATGCTATTCCTCAAGGTATTGATAGACTTGGTAGGGTATCTCGAGGAAAGAACGTTGTGTTGAACCTGCAGGTAGGAGATTTAATAACCTCCGTGAAGCCTATGGTGACACCAGAGCAACTCTCTAAAGCCATAGTCAGGTTGGACGTGAATGATGAAATAACAGAACCTATAGATATATTTACCAAAGTTAAAATAAGGCTTTTCGATTCCTCGCCTGTGTCCGCCGAACTCTTCATGTCCCTTATCGAAATGCATGGTTTCACGGTTACTAAAGCTCTCTCGACCTTCATAAGAAATGACTTCTTTAAAGGTCTACGGACCCCTCTCGAGAACAAGTCTCGTAGAGTGCGTGGAAGTGTTACGATTAGAATTAGTGGTCATAATGTGGGATCAATTTACGTGTACAAGAAAAGCTGTCCATCATCGTTGCATCACAGCGTAATAGGGCAAGTAGACTCAGGAATAGAGATAATCGATGTAGCGCGAGCTGGAGACAAAATACTTATTGAAACTGAGCCTAGAAGCCTTAATTTGATAGGTCTCACTCAAGCTGAAGCCTCAAAGATACTTAGCAGTTACGGCATAGTCCATGAAAGGGAATGGTCTTCAGGGGATGAGGATGTAATAGTGGACCAAGAGCCAAGCCTTACATTTCAAGTCTTAAAGGAGGGAAGGGTCAAAACGCGTGGGGTCCCAGCATCTAAGTTGTTAATAGTTAAGCTTTACTATGACCAAGCACCTAAGACCGTGTGGTATTTCAAGGCCTTAACGGGTCTCCTTCACAGCAAAGTTGGCAGGTTAAAGGTCTACTTTGCCAATCCAATGATAGACTTCATCCTCTTTGAAGGTAACAAAGATTTAAGTAAAGCTCTTCTACCGGAGAACAACCCCAAAGATAAGGTTAAGCCACTCACGATAGGAGTAACGAACATGTCCAAGAGGTTTGTCGGTATGGTCGGAGTGAGACTTACGGAAAGCACATCTTACGGCCCAACAGGAGAGGATTTCGCTGGTACGAACATAATAGGCGAAGTCGTTAGTGGTCTTGAAGTGCTTAAAGAAGCTCGTGAAGGATCTACAATATACGTCATGGAGATGAAAACATGA
- the mcrC gene encoding methyl-coenzyme M reductase I operon protein C, whose translation MISMHESPNFKLGRRTHIVDCRRTMALKTGGGLAQSGTMAQAMRADVVVVAMSPSKRHVTKPVCEITYALRAAGIEVSVMVLSKGGGNAPDSPSAAAPGGNLCSIDEEEALRVNKHKLAILHLGSIKEHVIYKARFFLRFIALPTIVICQAPVDFEDFAKIGVKTRIVRPPPEREETLGEVYDIVTNVVRGVTVPRHKIEEIILKVKMALSHIMKLSEHESLVGTRRKVVAVT comes from the coding sequence ATGATAAGTATGCATGAAAGTCCGAACTTCAAGCTAGGTAGGAGGACCCATATAGTTGATTGTAGGAGGACGATGGCTCTTAAGACTGGTGGAGGACTTGCACAAAGTGGTACAATGGCTCAAGCTATGAGGGCGGACGTCGTCGTAGTAGCCATGTCCCCCAGCAAGAGACACGTTACTAAGCCAGTTTGCGAAATAACATATGCCCTCAGAGCTGCAGGTATTGAAGTAAGCGTGATGGTTCTCAGCAAGGGAGGAGGGAATGCTCCAGATTCACCTTCAGCAGCAGCTCCTGGAGGTAATCTGTGTTCGATCGATGAAGAAGAGGCTTTACGCGTAAACAAGCATAAATTGGCTATACTTCACCTGGGTAGTATTAAGGAGCATGTAATTTACAAAGCCAGGTTCTTTCTAAGGTTCATCGCACTGCCGACCATAGTCATATGTCAAGCGCCTGTGGACTTTGAGGACTTCGCAAAGATAGGTGTGAAAACTCGAATAGTAAGACCGCCTCCTGAAAGAGAGGAGACATTAGGAGAAGTTTATGATATAGTAACGAACGTTGTCAGAGGAGTAACTGTGCCCAGACATAAGATTGAGGAGATAATATTGAAGGTCAAGATGGCCCTTTCACATATCATGAAGCTTAGCGAACATGAGAGTCTAGTGGGCACGAGGAGGAAAGTAGTTGCGGTGACATAA
- the mcrB gene encoding coenzyme-B sulfoethylthiotransferase subunit beta — MPRFPDKIDLYDDRGNLIDTKVPLDAVSPLLNPAIKKIISIIKRAIAVDLRGLERALATGAVGGRGCIIRGRELKLDIVRNAPAIADKIEKLIRVKPDDDTEVKILRGGEHLLVMVPSLRLEAGVEYTTAFTVVAAALCHALIETFNISMWDYDMVHAAVWGRYPQSVDPMGSCVSQLLAVPQQNEGMGYALRNIPAAHIAMITKRNAMNAAALAAILEQTAMYEMGDAIGPFERYQLLGLAYQGLNANNIVYDLVKENGKSGTLGDVVRSTVKRAVADKVIRPLKKLPSGYVLYTTDDLSLWNAYAAAGLLAGTMVTCGAARAMQHVTSVLVYFNDLIERETGLPGVDFGRAEGTGIEMSFFSHSIYGGGNPCVFHGNHIVTRHSKGFVIPCVAAAVALDAGTVYYSPERLSGVVGEVLSEVPELREPLKYVGEAASKIKGEV; from the coding sequence ATGCCCAGGTTCCCTGATAAAATAGACTTGTATGACGATCGAGGGAACCTCATCGACACCAAAGTACCTCTCGATGCTGTAAGTCCCCTCCTTAACCCAGCAATAAAGAAAATAATCTCGATAATTAAGAGGGCCATAGCTGTTGACTTGAGAGGGCTTGAGAGGGCCTTAGCCACTGGGGCTGTAGGAGGTAGAGGATGCATAATTAGGGGTCGAGAGCTAAAACTTGACATAGTACGCAATGCACCTGCGATAGCAGACAAGATAGAGAAGTTGATAAGGGTCAAGCCTGATGATGATACGGAGGTCAAGATCCTTCGTGGTGGCGAACACTTATTAGTAATGGTCCCCTCGTTGAGACTCGAAGCAGGCGTTGAGTACACTACTGCCTTCACGGTTGTGGCTGCTGCACTGTGCCATGCCCTAATTGAGACCTTCAATATCTCCATGTGGGACTACGACATGGTTCACGCAGCTGTCTGGGGTCGATATCCGCAAAGCGTCGACCCGATGGGTTCATGCGTCTCGCAACTCTTAGCTGTGCCTCAGCAGAATGAGGGTATGGGGTATGCTCTAAGAAACATACCCGCAGCTCACATAGCAATGATAACCAAGAGAAATGCCATGAACGCCGCAGCTTTAGCTGCAATACTTGAGCAGACGGCCATGTACGAGATGGGAGACGCCATAGGGCCTTTTGAGAGGTACCAGCTTCTAGGTCTAGCCTATCAAGGATTAAACGCTAATAACATAGTCTACGACCTAGTAAAGGAGAATGGTAAGAGTGGGACCCTCGGCGACGTGGTTAGATCAACTGTTAAGAGGGCTGTAGCCGATAAAGTCATAAGACCCCTCAAGAAGCTGCCCTCGGGTTACGTTTTGTACACGACAGATGACTTATCTCTCTGGAATGCTTACGCAGCTGCAGGCCTCTTAGCTGGAACCATGGTTACATGCGGTGCCGCTAGAGCAATGCAGCACGTAACTTCAGTTCTAGTGTACTTCAATGACTTAATAGAGAGGGAGACAGGGCTACCAGGTGTTGACTTTGGAAGAGCTGAGGGTACTGGTATCGAGATGAGCTTCTTCAGCCACTCGATCTACGGAGGGGGTAATCCATGCGTGTTCCACGGTAACCACATAGTTACAAGGCATAGCAAGGGCTTCGTAATACCATGTGTAGCAGCTGCTGTAGCTCTAGATGCTGGTACAGTCTACTACTCTCCAGAAAGGTTGAGTGGAGTAGTTGGTGAGGTTTTAAGTGAAGTGCCTGAACTTCGTGAACCCTTAAAGTATGTTGGTGAGGCTGCCTCTAAAATTAAGGGGGAGGTGTAG